CTCGTACACCTCGGCCGACTCGATGGCCGTCGTCGCCTGCTGCACCAGGAACTCGAGCTGACGGACCTCGACCACGCCGGGAATGAGCCCGCCGAGCGGATCCTCCAGGCGCAGGAAGGCGATGGTGTCCCCACCCGCGGTGACCAGGGGCGCCACCAGGGCGTGGCCGTCGCGCCACTCGCGGCCCACCAGGGGCGGCATCTCGTCGGCGCCGGCGTCGTGTCCGCCGGCGGCGCCGCCCGCAGGCACGAGGTAGCAGTTGCTGTAGCGGTCCTTCACGTCCGAGAGCTCCGCGTACCCGGCGGCGGTCACGTGGTCCGCGCCCGGTCCGCGGGCCCCGTCCGGAGCGTTGCCGGCGCAGGCGCGCGCCTCGAAGGCCTGGGCCACGTCCGACCACACGTACAGCACGACCCGCCGGAACCCGATGATCTCCTCGACCGCGCCGACGATGTGCTCCATGAGCTCGTTCATGTTGCGGGTCGCGTTCATGCGCGCCGAGACGGCCAGGATCTTCTCGAGGGTGCGGCTGCGCAGGCGCAGGACGTCGGTCTTGTCCTTCTGCAGGGCCAGCACCTCGACCGCCTCGTCGCGGGCGGCCGCGGCGGCGTCCCGGTCGCGTCGCAGCTCGGCCACCTCGTGGGCGAGCTCGTCGCGCCGGCGCAGCAGCCGCAGGCGGCTGGCGCGGATGCGCCACCAGGTCATCACGCCCCACACCCCGACCGCCGTCGCCAGCACGAGCAGCACCACGACGAGACCCGGCACGCGCACGGCGGCCGGGCCCAGCACGGGCAGCACGATGGCGAAGGACGCGGCCAGGGCCATGGCGTCTCCTCTAGCGGGAACCCGAGCGCGTGGCGAGCATCCGGGCCACGCGTTCGACCAGTTTGGCGATCACGAACGGCTTGCGCATGAAGAGGTTGGCGCCGGCCTCCTTCATGCGTTGCCGGGTCTCGTCGTCCGACCGCGCCGACAGCGCCACGATGATCGCGCCGGCGTAGTTGCGGTTGCGGCGGATCAGGCGGGTCGTGTCGACGCCGTCCAGGCGCGGCATCATGATGTCCATGACCACGACGTCCGGCTCGAAGGCCGCCATCCGGTTCATGCACTCGATGCCGTCCGAGGCGTTCTCGACCCGGTAGCCCTCCTGGGTGAAGGCCTGCGCCAGCAGGGTCGAGATGGGCTTCTCGTCGTCCACGATCAGGACACGGACGGGTGCGGTCATGGGTCCTCCTCTAGCCGGCGGCCGGGTCGCTGCCCGACGGCGGCGTGGTGACCATCTGGGGCGCCGCGGCGACGGCCTGCGCCAGGGCGTCGACGATGCGCGGATCGAACTGGGTGCCCGCGTGGTTGCGGATCTCGGCCAGCGCCGCCGCCGGCGCCAGGCCCGCACGGAAGGGCCGGTCGCGGGTCAGCGAGAACCAGGCGTCGATGACGGCGAGCAGGCGCGCCCCGAGGGGCACCGCCTCGCCGGCCAGCCCGTCGGGGTAGCCCCCGCCGTCGAAACGCTCGTGGTGGTGCCGGATGATGACGGCCGTGGCCTCGTCCGGCAGCAGGGGCGCGAGCACGTCCATCCCCTGCTCCACGTGGCGCTCGACCTCGTCGCGCTGGTCGACGGCCAGCTGGCCGTCGCCGTAGACGATCTCCTCCTCGATGCGGGCCATGCCCGCGTCGTGCAGGGTCGCCGCGTACTGGATGCGGCGCAGGCCCTTCTCGCCCACGCCGAGACGCCGCCCCACCTGCTCCAGCAGGTCCAGGGCCCGCGGTGTCGCCGTGGGCACGCCCGAGCGGCGCATGGTCAGCAGGGTGCGCACGGCCTCGATGGTGCGCCCCGCGGCCAGGGGCACGCCCTGCAGGGCGGCCCGGATCACGTCGGCCAGCACGGTCAGCTGCACCAGGTCGGCCTGGTCGTAGCGGCCTTCGCGGCGCCGACCGGCCACGACCACGCCGAGCACGTTCTCGCCCGCACCGAGGGGCGCGAACATGCGCCCGCTCTCCTCGCTCGCGTCGGCGCTCCAGGCCAGGTCGTCGGCCAGGGCCGGCGGTTCGACGGCCGGACGTCCGGCCTGCATGAAGCGCGTCCAGGCCGTGTTCTCGAGGATCGGCCGCACGTCGGCGCGGGCCAGGCGGCAGCCCATGGCGCCCGCGGCGACCAGGGCGCCGTTGCGGTCGCGCAGCAGGATCGCCACGGCGCGCGAGCCCGTCAGCTCGGCCACCAGGCGCAGGAGCTCGTCGACGAGGGTGCGGGCCTCTTCCGGATCGGTCTTCGGCCCCAGTTCGAGGGGCAGGGCGGCGGCGGCCCCGGTCTCCTTGGGCACCATGAAGCGGAACTCGGCGCCTCCCGCCTCGGGCCGGCCCACTTCTATGTGGCCCCCGTGCAGGTGCACGATGTGCCGCGCGATGGTCAGGCCCAGGCCGGTGCCCTCCTCGCGAGCGGTGGTGCCGTCGGCGCGGTAGTACTCGCGGAAGACGCGGCGCATGTCGCCGGCGGGAATGCCCGGACCGGTGTCGCGCACGGTCACGGAGACGGCCGACTCGAGCTCGGCCACGGTCACCCGCACGGCGCCCTCGCGGGGCGTGAACTTCACCGCGTTGCCCAGCAGATTCAGCAGCACCTGCCGGATCAGGTCGGTGTCGACCATGGCCCGCGGCAGGCCCGGCGCGGCCTCCACCGTCACGTCCAGGTCCTTGTCCTGGATCGCCGCCTGCAGGCCGCGCACGGTGTCGTGCACCAGGGGCACCAGGTCGACGGCTTCGCGCTGCAGGGTGCGCGAGCCGTACTCGACCCGCGTGAAATCGAGGATGCGGTTCACCATGCGCAGCAGGCGGTCGGCCTCGGCCTTGATCACGTCGAGGAACTCGCGCGCGTGGGGGAACTGCTCGTCGGTGAGCTGGTTGCGCAGCACGTCGGTGTAGGCGGTGATGCTGGTCAGGGGCGTCTTGAACTCGTGGCTCGTCATGGCGACGAAACGGCCCTGCAGGCGGTTCAGCCGGGTCAGCGATTCGGCCTCGCTGCGGGCCTGGTCCAGGTCGACGCCCAGCGAGGCGAGTTCGGCCCAGAGACCGGTCACGACGCCCACCGCGCGACCGACGGCGGACAGCATCGCCGCGAGGTCCTCGTGGGCGCCGGGCTCCCGTTCGACGACGACGCAGGCCACGATGTGCCCGAGCACCCGCACGGGCAGCAGGCACCACGGCCCCGCGGCGGCATC
The sequence above is a segment of the bacterium genome. Coding sequences within it:
- a CDS encoding response regulator transcription factor, which translates into the protein MTAPVRVLIVDDEKPISTLLAQAFTQEGYRVENASDGIECMNRMAAFEPDVVVMDIMMPRLDGVDTTRLIRRNRNYAGAIIVALSARSDDETRQRMKEAGANLFMRKPFVIAKLVERVARMLATRSGSR
- a CDS encoding GAF domain-containing protein, producing MLHTQNEAGSLGHELRPVSALMERLAGGDGTPDLERLALGLADALPHLPGARHLAVAVDADRAFLLDSNWNRRRETCLVVSRESAPRWVALPGGWNPLAAAAGDKEHPVACGPAPVPGGAPWSVLDDAAAGPWCLLPVRVLGHIVACVVVEREPGAHEDLAAMLSAVGRAVGVVTGLWAELASLGVDLDQARSEAESLTRLNRLQGRFVAMTSHEFKTPLTSITAYTDVLRNQLTDEQFPHAREFLDVIKAEADRLLRMVNRILDFTRVEYGSRTLQREAVDLVPLVHDTVRGLQAAIQDKDLDVTVEAAPGLPRAMVDTDLIRQVLLNLLGNAVKFTPREGAVRVTVAELESAVSVTVRDTGPGIPAGDMRRVFREYYRADGTTAREEGTGLGLTIARHIVHLHGGHIEVGRPEAGGAEFRFMVPKETGAAAALPLELGPKTDPEEARTLVDELLRLVAELTGSRAVAILLRDRNGALVAAGAMGCRLARADVRPILENTAWTRFMQAGRPAVEPPALADDLAWSADASEESGRMFAPLGAGENVLGVVVAGRRREGRYDQADLVQLTVLADVIRAALQGVPLAAGRTIEAVRTLLTMRRSGVPTATPRALDLLEQVGRRLGVGEKGLRRIQYAATLHDAGMARIEEEIVYGDGQLAVDQRDEVERHVEQGMDVLAPLLPDEATAVIIRHHHERFDGGGYPDGLAGEAVPLGARLLAVIDAWFSLTRDRPFRAGLAPAAALAEIRNHAGTQFDPRIVDALAQAVAAAPQMVTTPPSGSDPAAG